The proteins below come from a single Acaryochloris sp. CCMEE 5410 genomic window:
- the rimP gene encoding ribosome maturation factor RimP yields the protein MTHPLIPKVIDLAAPVAAQFNLEVVGAVFQTNQSPPVLRVDIRNCDSDTGLEDCEKMSRALEAVLDEDDVFPDAYVLEISSPGLSTLLTCDRDFVSFRGFPVLVQTHQSYRGHHQWIGNLTGRDEKFVQLNQKGRPIKIPREEILQVQLHDSPE from the coding sequence ATGACACATCCATTGATCCCCAAAGTGATCGACCTGGCTGCCCCTGTCGCGGCACAATTTAATCTGGAAGTGGTCGGTGCTGTGTTTCAGACTAACCAAAGTCCACCGGTTTTACGGGTTGACATTCGCAATTGTGATTCAGACACGGGTTTGGAAGATTGCGAGAAAATGAGTCGTGCCTTGGAAGCGGTCTTGGACGAAGATGATGTTTTCCCCGATGCCTATGTACTGGAGATCTCTAGTCCTGGGTTGTCAACGCTACTGACTTGCGATCGCGACTTCGTTTCCTTCAGAGGCTTCCCCGTGCTGGTCCAAACCCATCAGTCTTATCGGGGTCATCATCAATGGATTGGTAACCTCACAGGCCGTGATGAGAAATTCGTCCAGCTTAATCAAAAAGGTCGCCCCATCAAGATTCCCCGAGAAGAAATTCTTCAGGTGCAGCTCCACGACTCTCCTGAATAA
- the thrC gene encoding threonine synthase, whose translation MTQTLTNQSLGSALKALKCKECGAEYELQATHVCEFCFGPLEVSYDFSRLSQPITRESIEAGPNSIWRYRSFLPVETDTPIDVGTGMTPLLKSHRLARQLGLKNLYIKNDAVNMPTLSFKDRVVSVALTRAQELGFSTVSCASTGNLANSTAAIATRAGLDCCVFIPADLEAGKVMGTLIYGPTVMAVQGNYDQVNRLCSEVANTHGWGFVNINLRPYYSEGSKTLGYEVAEQLGWELPDHIVAPLASGSLFTKIYKGFREFVDNGLVDDKAVRFSGAQAEGCSPIAQAYKEDRDFINPVKPNTIAKSIAIGNPADGVYAIDIAKKTNGTIEAVTDAEIVEGMKLLAETEGIFTETAGGTTIAVLKKLVEAGKIDPEEKTVVYITGNGLKTQEAVQGCIGQPFEIEPKLGSFERALERSRTLDRLDWQPVLV comes from the coding sequence ATGACTCAAACCCTGACCAATCAATCTCTCGGCTCGGCCCTGAAAGCACTGAAGTGTAAAGAATGTGGCGCTGAGTATGAACTGCAAGCGACCCACGTTTGTGAATTCTGCTTTGGCCCCCTAGAAGTAAGCTATGATTTCAGCCGTCTCAGCCAGCCGATTACCCGTGAAAGCATTGAAGCTGGCCCCAATTCTATTTGGCGGTATCGCTCCTTCTTACCCGTTGAGACGGATACACCCATTGATGTGGGAACGGGAATGACCCCTTTGCTCAAGTCCCATCGGTTAGCTCGGCAATTGGGCCTCAAAAATCTCTATATCAAGAACGACGCCGTCAACATGCCCACCCTCAGCTTTAAGGATCGGGTGGTATCGGTAGCGTTAACTCGGGCCCAAGAGTTGGGGTTCTCTACGGTGTCCTGTGCCAGTACGGGTAATTTGGCTAATTCAACGGCTGCCATCGCAACCCGTGCGGGTCTCGATTGTTGCGTATTTATTCCAGCGGACTTAGAAGCGGGTAAGGTCATGGGTACCCTCATCTACGGTCCAACGGTTATGGCGGTTCAAGGCAACTACGATCAGGTCAATCGCCTCTGTTCAGAGGTCGCCAACACCCACGGGTGGGGCTTCGTCAACATCAATCTGCGTCCCTATTATTCTGAAGGTTCTAAGACCCTTGGTTACGAAGTGGCAGAACAGCTGGGTTGGGAACTTCCCGACCACATTGTTGCGCCGCTAGCGTCTGGATCCTTATTTACCAAGATTTATAAGGGCTTCCGGGAGTTCGTCGACAATGGTTTGGTCGATGACAAAGCGGTTCGGTTTAGTGGTGCCCAAGCGGAAGGCTGCTCTCCCATTGCTCAGGCCTACAAAGAAGATCGCGACTTTATTAATCCCGTCAAGCCCAATACGATTGCTAAATCCATTGCCATTGGTAATCCAGCGGATGGGGTGTATGCCATCGATATTGCCAAGAAAACCAACGGCACGATTGAAGCGGTTACCGATGCTGAGATTGTCGAAGGCATGAAGTTACTGGCTGAAACGGAAGGCATCTTTACCGAAACAGCCGGTGGAACCACCATCGCCGTTCTTAAGAAGCTCGTCGAAGCTGGAAAAATTGACCCAGAAGAAAAAACCGTGGTCTACATCACAGGCAACGGTCTCAAGACCCAAGAAGCGGTTCAAGGTTGCATCGGTCAGCCCTTTGAGATTGAGCCTAAGCTTGGAAGTTTTGAGCGAGCCCTAGAGCGCTCCCGCACCCTGGATCGATTGGACTGGCAACCTGTGCTGGTTTAG
- the nusA gene encoding transcription termination factor NusA yields the protein MSMVQLPGLAEMINVISRERNLPKPAVQAALQEALLKGYERYRRTLLLDSGAQFDEEYFYNFDVELDVEEEGFLVLATKMIVDQVESTDHQIALTEVREVAPEAQLGDTVVLDVTPEQNEFGRMAAIQTKQVLSQKLRDQQRKLIQEEFQDLEKTVLQARVLRFERRSVIMAVTSAFGQPEVEAELPKREQLPNDNYRANATFKVFLKRVADGPHRGPQLVVSRADAGLVVYLFANEVPEIEDEVVRIVAVAREANPPSRQVGPRTKIAVDTLERDVDPVGACIGARGSRIQAVVNELRGEKIDVIRWSPDPATYIANALSPARVDAVRLIDTEERQAHVLVAEDQLSLAIGKEGQNVRLAARLTGWKIDIKDIANYDQEAEDLQLSELQAQKVDEDETAEVEQPELEIPEASDASSESSDEASTEEFTAHVEEEEVPQVEEAADTSEDVEE from the coding sequence ATGTCCATGGTCCAGTTACCAGGTTTAGCGGAAATGATTAATGTCATCAGCCGTGAACGTAATCTGCCAAAACCTGCGGTGCAAGCTGCCCTCCAAGAAGCTCTGCTGAAAGGCTATGAACGCTATCGACGCACCCTCCTTTTAGATAGTGGGGCTCAATTTGACGAAGAGTATTTTTATAATTTCGACGTCGAACTAGATGTAGAAGAAGAAGGCTTTCTAGTTCTAGCCACCAAAATGATCGTGGATCAGGTGGAAAGTACGGACCACCAAATTGCGTTAACTGAAGTGCGAGAAGTTGCCCCCGAAGCTCAACTGGGCGATACGGTTGTCCTGGATGTGACGCCAGAACAGAATGAATTTGGGCGAATGGCAGCCATCCAAACCAAGCAGGTCCTCTCCCAAAAACTAAGGGATCAACAGCGTAAGCTGATTCAAGAAGAGTTTCAGGACCTCGAAAAAACCGTATTACAAGCCCGTGTTTTGCGGTTTGAGCGGCGGTCCGTGATCATGGCCGTCACCAGTGCCTTTGGCCAGCCAGAAGTCGAAGCAGAATTACCCAAGCGCGAACAGCTTCCCAATGACAACTATCGGGCCAATGCCACCTTTAAAGTATTTCTCAAGCGAGTGGCAGATGGTCCCCATCGGGGTCCTCAACTGGTGGTTTCTAGAGCCGATGCAGGCTTAGTCGTCTATCTCTTTGCGAACGAAGTTCCCGAAATTGAAGATGAGGTCGTTCGGATTGTCGCCGTCGCCCGAGAAGCCAATCCCCCTTCCCGCCAGGTCGGTCCCCGCACCAAAATCGCAGTGGATACCCTTGAACGAGATGTCGATCCCGTCGGGGCTTGTATCGGTGCCAGAGGATCCAGAATCCAGGCCGTGGTCAATGAACTCAGAGGTGAAAAGATTGACGTCATTCGTTGGTCACCCGATCCAGCCACCTATATTGCCAATGCCCTCAGCCCTGCTAGAGTCGATGCAGTTCGTTTGATTGATACAGAAGAACGTCAAGCCCATGTCCTCGTTGCCGAAGATCAGCTCAGCTTAGCCATTGGTAAAGAAGGCCAAAATGTCCGATTAGCGGCCCGTCTAACCGGATGGAAAATCGATATCAAAGATATTGCCAATTATGATCAAGAAGCTGAAGATCTGCAGTTGAGCGAACTTCAAGCCCAGAAAGTCGATGAAGACGAAACCGCTGAAGTAGAACAACCTGAGCTTGAGATACCTGAGGCATCAGACGCTAGCTCTGAATCGAGTGACGAAGCCTCAACTGAAGAATTCACAGCCCATGTAGAGGAGGAAGAAGTCCCACAA
- a CDS encoding MoaD/ThiS family protein, whose product MSVTVLIPTPLQKLTKNQATVECDGSSIGELLESLEQNCPGIKARLCDEQGELRRFVNFYVNNEDIRFLEGQQTALKDGDEVSIIPAIAGG is encoded by the coding sequence ATGTCCGTTACTGTCCTTATCCCTACGCCTTTACAAAAGCTGACGAAAAATCAGGCCACCGTCGAATGTGACGGCAGCAGCATTGGCGAATTGCTAGAATCCTTGGAGCAAAATTGCCCCGGGATTAAAGCCCGTCTTTGTGATGAGCAAGGCGAATTACGCCGCTTCGTCAACTTTTATGTAAATAATGAAGATATCCGTTTTTTAGAGGGACAACAAACGGCCCTTAAAGACGGCGATGAAGTTAGTATCATTCCTGCGATCGCAGGGGGATAA
- a CDS encoding DUF2996 domain-containing protein: MAEAEKKAADAAPAAKPKEKKPKLEDKPFAEFIQQDYLPALEKALAAKDISDLQLNFADNNITGEWLNGTRQFTVYFPEGDIKKQRAFSWSNTGSNPSTIEPFLGDERKITLDLLVFGVVQRLDAQKWLGGN; the protein is encoded by the coding sequence ATGGCAGAAGCAGAAAAGAAAGCCGCTGACGCAGCACCTGCAGCGAAACCCAAAGAGAAAAAGCCCAAGCTCGAAGATAAGCCCTTTGCCGAGTTTATTCAGCAAGACTATCTTCCCGCCCTAGAAAAGGCCTTAGCCGCTAAAGACATTAGCGATTTGCAGCTAAACTTTGCCGATAACAATATCACGGGCGAATGGTTAAACGGCACTCGGCAGTTTACGGTGTACTTCCCGGAAGGCGATATCAAAAAGCAGCGAGCCTTTTCCTGGTCTAATACGGGCAGCAACCCCAGCACTATCGAACCCTTTTTAGGGGATGAACGAAAGATCACTCTCGACTTACTGGTGTTTGGAGTGGTTCAGCGGCTCGACGCACAGAAATGGTTGGGCGGAAATTAA
- a CDS encoding lamin tail domain-containing protein encodes MKSPRTFAAQSSQSKRNFQLVRNLTVIFGLAIISLLTVDVAVAQKGKNNNGADPKTGNSSLKGDYPDPKNSKKVIICHVPPGNPDNPRTLSINASALDGHENHPDDYDGPCKSEPTPEPEPAPMPEPEPTPEPAPAPEPAPEPEPAPTPEPEPAPEPAPEPEPAPTPEPEPAPEPEPAPEPEPAPEPAPEPEPAPGPEPEPAPDPESEPTPEPTPTPEPEGGSENPDPAPEPAPEPTPEAGDPPQLSPLSGKIVINEVLYQQTIGRANAENNDEFIELFNPSDEAVDLGGLQLIDGNILDGDIDGNTGSITGNTSPYVFPANTILQPGEYAVIWIGSEKDAQGNPIAAHQAPDAAFQTWLGQRPKLNNTGDDVWLYDGQNRIIDYIAYGKNTSSSTAINTPPPAALGLWDDSAQTTLGGADNGQSISLTANGQDSNNSACWEHTTSGDASTRCLGYLETIDSDSTGSRITSVADNNNGSDEPTPEPTPEPEPEPTPTPEPDPEPTPEPGPEPGPAPTPEPEPTPEPAPEPEPGPEPTPEPGPEPEPTPEPTPTPEPEPEPTPTPEPIPEPEPTPEPTPEPEPTPEPGPEPEPTPEPEPTPEPEPEPAPEPTPEPSPAPTPSRNLSLSQLRNRLQSQVQLQPPSRIQSRPQIQNLFQLPIQSRSRLQNQFQLQPPSQNPLQHQIQSQSQRRTQSQHLLQIQSQVQSLVQHQNLLRNQHLVRRQFRCQSQRQSLAQPRNQPQLLSQHRSQFQPRPHHQSQLRGQLQNPHLGRRLELFQVQRVLNLPLGQPLVQT; translated from the coding sequence ATGAAATCACCAAGAACATTTGCGGCGCAGTCTTCACAATCGAAACGAAATTTCCAATTGGTGCGAAACCTCACAGTTATTTTTGGCTTAGCGATTATAAGCCTGCTTACAGTTGATGTTGCCGTTGCTCAAAAGGGAAAAAACAACAACGGTGCCGATCCTAAAACGGGTAATAGTTCTCTCAAGGGTGATTATCCTGACCCCAAAAACTCAAAGAAAGTAATTATCTGTCACGTTCCTCCTGGTAATCCAGATAATCCAAGAACTCTGTCGATTAATGCCAGTGCCTTGGATGGTCATGAGAATCACCCAGATGATTACGATGGTCCTTGCAAGTCGGAGCCAACACCCGAACCAGAGCCTGCTCCTATGCCAGAGCCCGAACCTACACCAGAGCCTGCGCCTGCGCCCGAGCCTGCACCCGAACCAGAACCTGCTCCTACACCAGAGCCTGAGCCTGCACCCGAGCCTGCACCCGAACCAGAACCTGCTCCTACACCAGAGCCTGAGCCTGCACCAGAACCAGAGCCTGCGCCAGAACCAGAGCCTGCGCCAGAACCTGCACCTGAGCCGGAACCTGCACCAGGACCAGAGCCTGAGCCAGCTCCGGATCCAGAGTCTGAGCCGACACCCGAACCCACTCCGACACCTGAACCAGAGGGCGGATCAGAAAATCCTGACCCAGCTCCTGAACCTGCGCCAGAACCCACTCCAGAAGCAGGTGATCCACCGCAGCTATCTCCTTTGTCGGGAAAAATCGTTATCAATGAGGTGCTTTATCAGCAAACGATTGGCAGAGCCAATGCTGAGAATAATGATGAGTTTATTGAGTTGTTTAATCCATCAGATGAAGCAGTGGATCTTGGTGGATTGCAACTAATAGATGGCAATATCCTGGATGGCGATATCGATGGCAATACCGGAAGTATTACCGGCAATACCAGCCCCTATGTTTTTCCTGCCAACACCATTCTCCAGCCAGGAGAATATGCCGTTATTTGGATCGGTAGTGAAAAAGATGCTCAAGGCAACCCCATTGCGGCACATCAAGCCCCAGATGCAGCGTTTCAAACCTGGCTAGGGCAACGTCCAAAACTCAATAACACCGGGGATGATGTTTGGTTATACGATGGCCAAAACCGGATTATTGATTACATTGCCTATGGCAAAAATACTAGCAGCAGCACAGCGATTAATACCCCACCCCCTGCAGCATTAGGGCTATGGGATGATTCTGCTCAAACCACCTTAGGCGGGGCTGATAATGGGCAATCCATTAGTTTGACTGCCAACGGGCAAGATTCCAATAACAGCGCTTGCTGGGAACACACGACGAGTGGCGATGCGAGTACCCGTTGCTTGGGCTATTTAGAAACGATTGATTCAGATTCCACAGGCAGTCGGATTACCAGCGTTGCAGACAATAACAATGGTTCAGATGAGCCGACTCCTGAGCCAACACCTGAGCCCGAACCAGAACCGACTCCAACCCCCGAGCCAGATCCAGAGCCGACTCCAGAGCCAGGTCCTGAACCAGGTCCAGCCCCAACCCCTGAGCCTGAGCCAACGCCGGAACCAGCTCCTGAACCCGAGCCAGGTCCAGAACCCACGCCAGAACCAGGTCCTGAACCAGAACCGACTCCAGAACCCACGCCAACACCTGAGCCCGAACCAGAACCGACTCCAACACCCGAACCTATACCTGAACCAGAACCTACACCCGAACCAACTCCGGAACCCGAACCTACACCTGAACCAGGGCCCGAGCCGGAGCCTACACCTGAACCAGAACCCACTCCGGAACCTGAGCCTGAGCCAGCTCCGGAACCGACTCCAGAGCCAAGTCCAGCTCCAACCCCGAGCCGGAACCTGAGCCTGAGCCAGCTCCGGAACCGACTCCAGAGCCAAGTCCAGCTCCAACCCCCGAGCCGGATCCAGAGCCGACCCCAGATCCAGAACCTATTCCAACTCCCGATCCAGAGCCGGAGCCGACTCCAGAACCAGTTCCAGCTCCAACCCCCGAGCCAGAACCCGCTCCAACACCAGATCCAGAGCCAGTCCCAACGCCGGACCCAGTCCCAACACCTACTCCAGATCCAGAGCCAAGTCCAGAGCCTAGTCCAACACCAGAACCTACTCCGGAACCAACACCTGGTCCGTCGCCAATTCCGCTGCCAATCCCAACGCCAGAGCCTAGCCCAACCCCGGAACCAACCCCAACTCCTCAGCCAACACCGGAGCCAGTTCCAACCCCGGCCCCATCACCAGAGCCAGCTCCGGGGCCAACTCCAGAACCCACACCTGGGTCGACGCCTGGAACTATTCCAGGTCCAACGGGTCCTCAACCTACCCCTGGGCCAGCCCCTAGTCCAGACGTGA
- a CDS encoding ammonium transporter, with protein sequence MSRNLKPKPPGQPRHRRASWRWSMLKKPIYLYLTAAILLVWSSAAVAQEAPSSVFSGEAKVVADTIWVLFAASLVFFMNAGFAMLETGLCRSKNAVNLLAKNLIVFGLVSLAYWSVGFGIMFGDGNEFMGTTGFFLGGNDNSPAIGEAYDGVFSALNWAGIPLNAKFFYQLMFAGTAATIVSGAIAERARFVAFFIFSILLTSICYPMVGHWVWGGGFLQKMGFVDFAGSTVVHMVGGWAALVGAALIGPRTARYFEGKSYPIPGHNLSIATLGGLILWLGWFGFNGGSTMAADPAAISHIIVVTNLAGAAGGVAGTLTAWIYFGKPDLTMTINGMLIGLVSITAGCAFVTSGSAVLIGFVGGIAVVFAVDIFDNFKIDDPVGALSVHMVGGFWGTLAVGLFSVGPERFSWYTANSGPASGLFSGGSFEQVGIQLLGLGIVSGFTVLFSYIVWTALKYLSGIRVTLEDEKLGLDLSEHAMEAYPGFLGDEHL encoded by the coding sequence ATGTCTAGAAATTTAAAGCCTAAGCCACCCGGCCAGCCGCGCCATCGACGCGCATCCTGGCGTTGGTCAATGTTGAAAAAACCAATTTATCTATATTTAACTGCGGCCATTCTATTGGTATGGAGCAGTGCTGCAGTTGCACAAGAAGCCCCTTCATCGGTTTTTTCTGGCGAAGCTAAAGTCGTTGCAGATACCATTTGGGTGCTCTTTGCAGCGTCCCTCGTATTCTTTATGAATGCTGGCTTTGCCATGCTGGAAACGGGGCTTTGTCGAAGTAAAAATGCGGTCAACCTGCTGGCAAAAAACCTGATTGTGTTTGGTTTGGTGAGTTTGGCTTACTGGTCAGTAGGCTTTGGCATCATGTTTGGTGATGGCAATGAATTTATGGGGACGACTGGCTTCTTCTTGGGAGGCAATGACAACAGCCCCGCCATTGGTGAAGCCTATGATGGTGTATTTTCTGCCCTCAACTGGGCAGGGATTCCCCTCAACGCCAAATTTTTCTACCAACTGATGTTTGCCGGTACTGCGGCCACCATTGTGTCTGGTGCGATTGCTGAGCGGGCCAGATTTGTTGCGTTCTTTATCTTTAGTATTTTGCTGACCTCCATTTGCTATCCCATGGTGGGCCATTGGGTTTGGGGTGGAGGCTTCCTACAAAAGATGGGCTTTGTAGATTTTGCAGGCTCCACCGTGGTTCATATGGTCGGAGGATGGGCTGCTTTAGTGGGTGCTGCATTAATTGGCCCCCGAACAGCTCGCTATTTTGAAGGCAAAAGCTATCCTATTCCGGGCCATAACCTCAGTATCGCGACCCTGGGCGGATTGATTTTGTGGTTAGGCTGGTTTGGATTTAATGGTGGCAGTACCATGGCTGCTGACCCGGCTGCCATTAGCCATATTATTGTGGTCACCAACCTTGCCGGTGCTGCGGGGGGTGTTGCAGGTACCCTCACGGCCTGGATCTATTTTGGTAAGCCTGACTTAACCATGACCATCAACGGTATGCTAATTGGCTTGGTGAGTATCACAGCGGGTTGCGCTTTTGTCACCTCGGGTAGTGCCGTTCTGATTGGCTTTGTTGGCGGTATAGCTGTTGTTTTTGCCGTTGATATCTTTGACAACTTCAAAATTGATGACCCCGTGGGTGCTTTATCTGTCCATATGGTTGGCGGCTTCTGGGGGACTCTAGCGGTTGGCCTATTTAGTGTCGGTCCAGAGAGGTTCAGCTGGTACACTGCCAATTCTGGTCCTGCTTCGGGTCTATTTTCGGGTGGGTCTTTTGAGCAAGTGGGGATTCAACTTCTAGGTCTAGGGATTGTCAGCGGTTTTACGGTGTTATTCAGCTACATTGTATGGACTGCACTCAAATATCTCTCTGGTATTCGAGTTACCCTGGAAGACGAGAAGCTCGGTCTGGATCTGAGCGAACATGCAATGGAAGCTTATCCTGGTTTCTTAGGGGATGAGCATTTGTAG
- a CDS encoding carotenoid oxygenase family protein, protein MQTQDRDTQRDQFAQGKPLWARAIATPATEFGPISLPLLSGQIPEGLKGTLYRNGPGRLSRQGQTVDHWFDGDGGILAVHVDNGGVTASYRYVQTQELQAEEAKDQFLYSGYGQMAPGPVWKRWGVPPKNVANTSVLALPDKLLALWEGGNPHALDPVTLETQGLDTLSGLTPKLTYSAHPKRDPHTGNIYNFGVIFGPKTYIQIYCSHASGDIYRQASIPLPGLSMVHDFVLAGRYLVFIVPPLRLQMLPILLGTKSLSDALQWQPHQGTQIIVIDRDTFKEVTRIDTDPWFQWHFSNGHEDAAGNIVVDYVRYDDFQTNQWLKEVVTGYPQAPATGKLWQLQINPQSGQVLHNEPLFNFGCEFPVISPLETGQKTTAIYLNHHSHTQRPVEEMFDCIARIDGKTSAVTSMAFPSGCYPMEAIYAPDPNNFDQGWLLTVVFDGNQDQSTVQIFSANQLDAGPIAVLGLPEIIPFGFHGAWQARA, encoded by the coding sequence ATGCAAACTCAAGACCGCGATACCCAACGTGACCAATTCGCGCAAGGAAAGCCACTGTGGGCTCGTGCGATCGCAACCCCCGCTACGGAGTTTGGTCCCATATCCCTACCGCTCCTGTCCGGTCAAATTCCTGAAGGTCTCAAGGGCACCCTGTATCGCAACGGTCCTGGCCGTTTATCTCGTCAGGGGCAAACCGTGGATCACTGGTTTGATGGAGATGGCGGTATTTTAGCTGTTCACGTTGACAATGGAGGGGTGACAGCTAGCTACCGCTATGTCCAAACTCAAGAACTACAGGCGGAAGAAGCCAAAGATCAATTTCTCTACTCTGGCTATGGACAAATGGCCCCTGGTCCGGTTTGGAAACGGTGGGGGGTTCCACCAAAGAATGTAGCCAATACCTCAGTTTTGGCCTTGCCCGACAAATTGCTAGCTCTTTGGGAAGGGGGCAACCCCCATGCCCTCGATCCCGTTACCCTAGAAACCCAGGGCTTGGATACCCTTTCAGGTTTAACTCCTAAGCTCACCTATTCGGCCCATCCCAAACGCGATCCACACACAGGCAACATTTATAACTTTGGCGTTATCTTTGGCCCCAAAACCTATATTCAGATCTATTGCAGCCATGCCTCAGGCGACATTTATCGGCAAGCTTCAATTCCCTTGCCGGGATTATCTATGGTTCATGATTTTGTCCTAGCGGGGCGCTATCTCGTCTTTATCGTGCCACCCCTGAGATTACAAATGCTTCCTATTCTGTTGGGCACCAAGAGTTTAAGCGATGCCTTGCAGTGGCAACCCCATCAAGGAACGCAAATCATTGTCATTGATCGGGACACCTTTAAGGAGGTCACTCGCATAGATACCGATCCTTGGTTCCAATGGCACTTTAGCAATGGACATGAAGATGCTGCCGGGAATATTGTGGTGGACTATGTTCGCTATGACGATTTCCAAACCAATCAGTGGCTGAAGGAAGTGGTCACTGGCTATCCGCAAGCCCCTGCGACTGGGAAGTTGTGGCAACTACAAATTAATCCTCAATCCGGCCAAGTCCTGCACAATGAACCGTTGTTTAACTTTGGTTGCGAATTTCCTGTCATTTCGCCCCTGGAAACTGGACAAAAGACCACCGCCATTTACCTAAACCATCATTCCCATACTCAACGACCGGTTGAAGAAATGTTTGACTGCATCGCTCGAATTGATGGTAAAACCTCAGCTGTCACGAGTATGGCCTTTCCTTCTGGCTGTTACCCCATGGAAGCAATTTATGCTCCTGATCCCAACAATTTTGATCAAGGGTGGTTGTTAACCGTGGTCTTTGATGGCAACCAGGATCAAAGTACCGTGCAAATTTTTTCAGCGAATCAGCTAGATGCAGGTCCTATTGCCGTTTTAGGACTGCCCGAGATTATCCCCTTTGGGTTTCATGGCGCTTGGCAAGCTAGGGCGTAA
- a CDS encoding chemotaxis protein CheW — protein MAIFSSVRSQRGANRNTEATEQLIAFRLREEWFALPVSAVQKVIPLGTLHGDPNHTGIGLTLHQGQEITVVDVGHRIFNEAALSSAAKALEAPSPLEADNAQVSQRCLVIVKTGEEGVVGVPIDSQPTIRRAGKSQFAPLPSSYLSRGNIHCVSSMIVDDGGVEPLFLIDPEQLASV, from the coding sequence ATGGCTATTTTTTCATCGGTGCGATCGCAACGGGGTGCGAACCGCAATACCGAAGCAACTGAACAGCTCATTGCCTTCCGACTCCGGGAAGAATGGTTTGCATTACCCGTTTCGGCAGTGCAGAAAGTGATTCCGTTAGGAACCCTGCATGGCGATCCGAACCATACGGGTATTGGTTTAACCCTCCACCAAGGCCAAGAAATCACCGTCGTGGATGTGGGACATCGGATTTTCAATGAAGCTGCTTTGTCTTCGGCAGCAAAGGCTCTAGAAGCGCCTTCCCCCTTGGAAGCAGATAATGCCCAAGTTTCCCAGCGATGTCTTGTCATTGTGAAAACGGGAGAAGAAGGGGTTGTGGGTGTGCCGATTGATTCTCAACCCACCATTCGCCGAGCCGGGAAGTCCCAGTTTGCCCCGTTACCCAGTTCTTACCTGAGCCGGGGAAATATCCATTGCGTCAGTTCTATGATTGTGGATGATGGAGGAGTGGAGCCTTTATTCCTAATCGATCCAGAACAACTGGCCTCCGTTTAA
- the smpB gene encoding SsrA-binding protein SmpB yields the protein MSESYKVISDNRQARFQYEILEVFEAGLALTGTEVKSIRAGKVNLRDGFAQIRNEEAFLLNVHVSPHTNAGQFFNHDPRRTRKLLMHRQEIRKLIGKTEQKGLTLVPLKLYLQRGWIKVTIGLARGKKLHDKRESVKKRQDKRDMERALKRGAE from the coding sequence ATGAGTGAGTCTTACAAAGTTATTAGTGATAATCGCCAAGCCCGATTTCAATACGAAATCCTAGAGGTGTTTGAGGCAGGTCTTGCCCTAACTGGCACGGAAGTCAAATCGATCCGAGCGGGGAAAGTGAACCTGCGGGATGGCTTTGCCCAAATCCGCAATGAGGAAGCGTTCCTACTGAATGTGCATGTCTCTCCCCATACCAATGCTGGCCAGTTTTTTAATCACGACCCTCGGCGGACCCGCAAACTTTTGATGCATCGCCAAGAGATTCGCAAGCTCATTGGCAAAACCGAACAAAAGGGACTGACCTTGGTGCCGCTGAAGCTTTATCTGCAGCGGGGCTGGATAAAGGTAACGATTGGTCTAGCGCGAGGTAAGAAACTCCACGATAAGCGGGAGTCGGTTAAGAAACGTCAGGATAAACGAGATATGGAGCGGGCCTTAAAGCGGGGGGCTGAGTAG